A single window of Pontiella agarivorans DNA harbors:
- a CDS encoding FG-GAP repeat domain-containing protein gives MRSINLKTTVGNFKFITSALVAGLCCSAATAQNGDTARDFGFQPLEIYKFKMGTSRLVVTDINNDGLDDILFANNHVSRLEILTRKPDSGKTNEGLPELEDCFDDRGMIVDQGIKALRIGDLNKDGLKDIVTFGTSIGLHVRYQNKDGSFQTPDHIFIKNPATVTTIQLGDLNQDGLIDILASHRSEAELLWNAETKPFMDKKTLTFAGDKSFFGDIADVNKDGIPDLAFHFNTPRNPFKVRYGKGGGIFGTEQPVDLPPRQYMDILQSPDIDAKVGMVLRNRLAFRLYDFIEKEQPQLMEAQEVSPSRIGLEGTSKKANPAWIAADFNQDGLEDLLVAAPELSRLHLYSGTETGLDPTPEKIDTLSDVVRMSRTANGDVLVISKKEKIAALHKAGDLRKFPAIQKLPGDVLAASAAESNGEIWFTCKNTDKELLLVKQSDGEEHEVFYLDDMKNDPDDMLAFGLPDGKTGIIFFMAYDTPRMKLYDGENIEPLTSESFRALTQRISLSNIRMQKPGDGSVITVAQGAIARRFEWVDDRYEVTRQFNPENPRGEMIASTPYTLLDGSAGTFFYDRNSGDLVHFSETGDQWGKIHIPDADQTIFDLVQLRHPKRDIIIMLDRTGLNEVMGNGTHLDLEVKAEYVSPSENALIAYAKLVKLGSPARPMIALVDPSNRAVELISQNGDELKTEMIFEVFLTSDFADVGKSRGTEPHDVESGDLNGDGIGDLVILAHDKLLIYLGE, from the coding sequence ATGCGTTCCATAAATCTGAAAACCACTGTCGGAAACTTCAAATTCATCACCTCGGCATTAGTCGCTGGACTATGCTGCTCGGCGGCAACTGCCCAGAACGGGGATACAGCACGTGATTTCGGATTCCAGCCTTTGGAAATCTATAAATTCAAAATGGGCACTTCCCGGCTCGTCGTCACCGATATCAACAACGATGGTCTCGACGACATCCTCTTTGCCAACAACCATGTATCGCGTCTGGAAATCCTGACGCGCAAACCGGATAGCGGAAAAACCAATGAAGGCCTGCCCGAACTCGAAGACTGCTTCGACGACCGCGGCATGATTGTCGATCAGGGTATCAAGGCCCTGCGCATCGGTGATCTGAATAAAGACGGTCTGAAAGACATTGTGACATTCGGCACCTCTATCGGGCTCCACGTACGCTACCAGAACAAAGACGGAAGCTTTCAAACTCCGGATCATATTTTCATTAAAAATCCCGCCACGGTGACCACCATCCAGCTCGGCGACCTGAATCAGGACGGACTGATCGATATCCTCGCCAGCCACCGCAGCGAAGCGGAACTGCTCTGGAATGCGGAAACCAAACCCTTTATGGACAAAAAAACGCTGACATTTGCCGGCGATAAAAGCTTTTTCGGTGATATTGCCGACGTGAACAAAGACGGAATTCCCGATCTTGCCTTTCATTTCAACACCCCCCGCAATCCCTTCAAAGTACGCTACGGAAAAGGCGGCGGCATCTTTGGAACCGAACAACCTGTCGACCTCCCCCCTCGTCAGTACATGGACATCCTCCAGTCCCCGGATATTGACGCCAAAGTCGGCATGGTCCTGCGCAACCGCCTGGCGTTCCGCCTCTATGATTTTATCGAAAAAGAGCAGCCGCAGCTGATGGAAGCACAGGAGGTCTCGCCAAGCCGCATCGGGCTCGAAGGAACCAGCAAAAAAGCCAATCCGGCCTGGATTGCAGCTGACTTCAACCAAGACGGTCTGGAAGATCTGCTCGTGGCCGCTCCGGAACTCAGCCGCCTGCATCTTTACTCCGGAACAGAAACCGGACTCGATCCGACCCCGGAAAAAATAGATACCCTCTCTGATGTCGTACGAATGTCCCGGACAGCCAATGGTGATGTTCTGGTAATCAGCAAAAAAGAGAAAATCGCGGCATTGCACAAAGCCGGCGATCTGAGGAAATTTCCGGCCATTCAGAAACTGCCCGGCGATGTGTTGGCGGCCTCCGCGGCAGAGTCCAATGGTGAAATCTGGTTTACCTGCAAAAATACCGATAAAGAACTGCTGCTCGTTAAACAGTCCGATGGCGAAGAACACGAAGTGTTTTACCTTGATGACATGAAAAACGACCCCGATGACATGCTAGCCTTCGGTCTGCCGGACGGAAAAACAGGAATCATTTTCTTCATGGCCTACGACACCCCGCGCATGAAGCTCTATGACGGCGAAAATATTGAACCGCTCACCAGCGAGTCGTTCCGTGCACTGACCCAGCGCATTTCCCTGTCGAACATCCGGATGCAAAAACCCGGCGACGGCTCCGTGATCACCGTCGCTCAGGGGGCCATCGCCCGACGCTTTGAATGGGTGGATGACCGCTACGAGGTAACCCGCCAGTTCAACCCGGAAAATCCTCGCGGAGAAATGATCGCCTCCACGCCCTATACGTTGCTCGACGGGTCCGCCGGCACATTCTTCTACGACCGCAACTCCGGTGATCTTGTCCATTTTTCCGAAACAGGTGATCAGTGGGGTAAAATCCATATTCCCGATGCCGACCAAACCATTTTCGATCTCGTCCAACTGCGGCATCCGAAACGAGATATCATCATCATGCTTGACCGTACCGGTCTCAATGAAGTCATGGGCAACGGAACCCATCTCGACCTGGAGGTAAAAGCCGAATATGTCTCCCCCTCCGAAAATGCGCTGATCGCCTACGCCAAACTTGTAAAACTCGGCTCGCCCGCCCGCCCGATGATCGCATTGGTCGATCCCTCCAATCGCGCCGTTGAACTCATCTCCCAAAACGGCGATGAGCTGAAAACCGAAATGATTTTCGAAGTCTTCCTGACCTCCGACTTCGCCGACGTCGGGAAATCCCGCGGCACCGAACCGCACGATGTGGAATCCGGCGACCTCAACGGCGACGGCATCGGCGATCTCGTCATCCTCGCCCACGACAAGCTGCTGATTTATCTGGGCGAATAG
- a CDS encoding S1C family serine protease has product MKTVYALLLFAAVTAVFADDVILKGGAKIQAPVLKNTDGATVVDLGFDVLRIPKDEILATYEDEAVEGTVPSDTNALYNIQVPARITTAEAAELYAPSVALVKTASGLGSGFFTNKKGYLITNFHVIAGEKKISVTQFIQENKILRRVVHKDVDIIATAPFHDLAVLKINNFDTEITPVIFAPEEKMSIGEAVFAIGNPLGLERTVTEGVLSQTHRNFGGILYLQVDAAVNPGNSGGPLFNARGQVIGVINMGVPTMEGLNFAIPARHSKYILDHIDAFAYDATNPESGFVYPDAPRRPGKFTSDQKEKSNVTLP; this is encoded by the coding sequence ATGAAAACAGTATACGCTTTATTGCTCTTCGCCGCAGTTACTGCGGTCTTCGCTGATGACGTCATCCTCAAGGGCGGCGCAAAGATTCAGGCTCCGGTTCTGAAGAATACCGACGGAGCCACGGTGGTCGACCTCGGTTTTGATGTGTTGCGGATTCCGAAGGACGAAATCCTTGCCACATATGAAGACGAAGCAGTGGAAGGCACCGTTCCGTCCGACACAAACGCGCTGTACAACATTCAGGTCCCCGCGCGCATCACCACGGCTGAAGCGGCTGAACTCTACGCCCCGTCCGTCGCCCTCGTGAAAACCGCCTCCGGACTGGGTTCAGGATTTTTCACCAATAAAAAAGGCTACCTCATCACCAACTTTCACGTCATTGCCGGCGAAAAGAAAATCTCCGTAACCCAGTTCATACAGGAAAATAAAATTCTGCGCAGGGTGGTGCACAAAGACGTCGACATCATCGCCACCGCCCCCTTCCATGATCTGGCCGTCTTGAAAATCAATAATTTCGATACCGAGATCACGCCCGTGATTTTCGCCCCGGAAGAGAAAATGAGCATCGGCGAAGCTGTTTTCGCCATCGGCAACCCCCTCGGACTGGAACGGACGGTTACGGAAGGGGTACTCAGCCAGACCCACCGCAACTTCGGCGGAATTCTCTACTTACAGGTCGATGCCGCCGTCAATCCCGGTAACTCCGGCGGACCGCTGTTCAATGCCCGCGGTCAGGTGATCGGCGTCATCAACATGGGGGTACCCACCATGGAGGGCCTCAATTTCGCCATACCTGCACGTCATTCAAAATATATTCTCGACCATATTGATGCATTTGCCTATGACGCCACCAATCCGGAATCCGGATTTGTCTACCCGGACGCACCGCGCCGGCCCGGTAAATTCACCTCAGACCAGAAGGAAAAATCCAATGTCACTCTTCCGTAA
- a CDS encoding valine--pyruvate transaminase, with protein sequence MEFSKFGEKFTRKAGITQLMDDLGAAMAGGDMLMLGGGNPAHIPEVQQRFRERMEEILAEPHGFERMIGNYDGSRGNEAFIEALADLLREQYGWDITSKNIALTNGSQNAFFCLFNLFAGEMADGSKKKILFPLTPEYIGYADAGLSDDCFSAHRPNIELLNDRLFKYHVNFDDLEVGDDIGALCVSRPTNPTGNVLTDTEMQHLDALAKEKGIPFIIDNAYGTPFPDIIYTEAKPLFNSNTVVCMSLSKFGLPNLRTGIVIAREEIASAIADINGVMNLAPGGIGSQMAMEMVRTGEIIQIGREIIKPFYKRKAFQTLELFQQELGDVPGRIHKPEGALFLWLWFKDLPCSADTLYQRLKARNTLVVPGSCFFPGLENEDWPHKQECIRVSFAQDEHIVTEGVRVICDEVKRLYG encoded by the coding sequence ATGGAATTTTCTAAATTTGGTGAAAAATTTACGCGGAAGGCCGGGATTACCCAGCTCATGGACGATCTGGGTGCGGCGATGGCCGGCGGCGATATGCTGATGCTCGGCGGCGGCAACCCGGCCCATATTCCCGAAGTTCAACAGCGTTTCCGTGAACGCATGGAAGAAATTCTTGCGGAACCGCACGGATTCGAACGCATGATCGGCAATTATGACGGTTCGCGCGGAAACGAAGCATTTATTGAAGCACTCGCCGACCTGCTCCGCGAGCAATACGGCTGGGATATCACGTCAAAAAACATTGCCCTGACCAACGGATCGCAAAATGCTTTTTTCTGTCTGTTCAATCTGTTTGCCGGCGAAATGGCTGACGGATCAAAAAAGAAAATCCTGTTTCCTCTGACGCCGGAATATATCGGCTATGCGGATGCCGGGCTGAGCGATGACTGCTTTTCCGCGCACCGGCCAAACATTGAACTGCTGAATGACAGACTGTTTAAATACCATGTGAATTTTGATGATCTGGAGGTGGGCGACGACATCGGAGCCCTCTGCGTATCGCGTCCGACGAATCCCACCGGCAATGTGCTGACCGATACTGAAATGCAGCACCTCGACGCCCTTGCCAAAGAGAAAGGCATTCCATTCATCATCGACAATGCCTACGGCACGCCGTTCCCCGACATCATCTACACCGAAGCCAAACCCCTCTTCAATTCGAATACAGTCGTCTGTATGAGCCTCTCCAAGTTCGGTCTGCCCAACCTGCGGACCGGCATTGTGATTGCCCGCGAAGAGATTGCATCAGCCATCGCCGACATCAACGGTGTCATGAATCTGGCCCCGGGTGGCATCGGTTCGCAGATGGCCATGGAAATGGTGCGCACCGGCGAAATTATACAAATCGGCCGGGAAATCATTAAACCATTTTACAAACGTAAAGCCTTCCAAACCCTGGAACTCTTTCAGCAGGAACTCGGCGACGTCCCCGGGCGCATTCATAAACCCGAAGGCGCCCTCTTTCTCTGGCTGTGGTTCAAGGATCTGCCCTGTTCCGCGGATACACTTTATCAACGCCTTAAAGCCCGCAATACACTCGTTGTGCCGGGCAGTTGCTTTTTCCCGGGGCTGGAGAATGAAGACTGGCCGCACAAACAGGAATGCATCCGGGTTTCCTTTGCGCAGGATGAACATATTGTGACTGAAGGCGTCAGAGTCATCTGTGACGAAGTAAAAAGGCTTTACGGGTGA
- a CDS encoding DUF2726 domain-containing protein: protein MIKIYLLGAALLTLPAMRADAESGDTYAESVSKHGKPVGKMANEKQTVYVFQANGFLVREVYNHNDICIQSDFQPSTVTKEVPASEPKPPPAPETVPAPEPMPVETKKSCSPLWFLLLLPLPALLGGIVFWLKRHPQHPIAESAPNALELQKGQEDTTLRLSRNEMSFLKTLHEAVAGQFMITFHIALDRIIDFDAPNVVPYVPELKTLTPLYADFVLHHPHDAAVSCVVLLKDSKTQNEKRNRRIQFQQIVLEEQGIQVLVVNQNYEYDVRKIQDQLAFLRKTACRSVA, encoded by the coding sequence ATGATAAAGATCTACTTACTTGGAGCAGCACTGCTTACGCTTCCTGCAATGCGGGCCGACGCGGAAAGCGGCGATACCTATGCCGAATCAGTCAGCAAGCACGGTAAACCGGTGGGCAAAATGGCCAATGAAAAACAAACCGTTTATGTTTTTCAGGCCAATGGCTTTCTCGTTCGCGAAGTTTATAACCATAATGATATCTGCATACAGTCGGATTTTCAGCCCTCTACTGTCACCAAAGAAGTACCTGCTTCGGAACCAAAGCCGCCGCCCGCCCCCGAAACAGTCCCGGCTCCGGAACCGATGCCCGTGGAAACGAAAAAATCATGCTCTCCGCTGTGGTTCCTCCTCCTGCTCCCGTTACCGGCCCTGCTCGGCGGCATCGTTTTTTGGCTGAAGCGACACCCCCAGCATCCGATCGCAGAATCCGCACCCAATGCTCTGGAGCTTCAGAAGGGCCAAGAAGATACGACATTGCGGCTGTCCAGAAATGAGATGTCCTTTCTTAAAACACTGCATGAAGCAGTGGCCGGTCAATTTATGATCACCTTCCACATTGCTCTGGACCGCATCATCGATTTCGATGCACCGAACGTTGTCCCCTACGTTCCCGAACTGAAAACCCTGACACCGCTGTATGCCGACTTTGTACTGCACCATCCGCACGACGCTGCGGTCTCCTGCGTTGTTTTGCTGAAAGATTCCAAAACACAAAACGAAAAAAGAAACCGCCGCATTCAATTTCAGCAGATCGTTCTCGAAGAACAGGGCATTCAGGTTCTCGTCGTGAATCAGAATTACGAATACGACGTGCGGAAAATTCAGGACCAACTGGCCTTCCTGCGCAAAACGGCATGCCGCAGCGTCGCCTGA
- the cmoB gene encoding tRNA 5-methoxyuridine(34)/uridine 5-oxyacetic acid(34) synthase CmoB gives MKIDYSELYDRLKGTDLENWNGVLPDLIAHGLRPERHGLLPQWEDALDKFPRVGKNRVELQSEVRAEGEVFQGLETLLRTFHPWRKGPYRIHGIHIDTEWRSDWKWARVKPHIQPLEGRTILDVGCGNGYHCWRMAGAGAELVIGVDPSALFVCQFFAMKNFLHNPRVWVLPLGIEDVPKTPGSFDTVFSMGVLYHRKSPIEHIEHLKSFLKPGGELVLETLVADGPEGYSLIPRGRYAKMRNVWFIPSVQTLELWMKRCGLKNIKTVDVNETSIDEQRSTDWMTFESLPDYLDPDNCTRTIEGYPAPKRAVLIAQI, from the coding sequence ATGAAAATTGATTATTCAGAACTCTACGACCGATTGAAAGGCACTGACCTCGAAAACTGGAATGGTGTGCTTCCGGACCTCATTGCCCACGGCCTTCGCCCGGAGCGTCACGGTCTGTTGCCGCAATGGGAAGACGCGCTGGACAAATTTCCCAGGGTTGGAAAAAACCGGGTGGAACTGCAGTCGGAAGTCCGGGCTGAGGGCGAAGTTTTCCAGGGTTTGGAAACTTTGCTCAGAACCTTTCATCCCTGGCGAAAAGGGCCGTACCGTATTCACGGTATACACATCGACACGGAATGGAGGTCCGACTGGAAATGGGCACGGGTCAAACCGCACATCCAGCCATTGGAAGGCCGCACGATTCTCGATGTCGGCTGCGGCAACGGCTATCACTGCTGGCGCATGGCCGGCGCCGGGGCGGAACTCGTCATCGGCGTTGATCCCTCCGCACTGTTTGTCTGCCAGTTTTTCGCCATGAAAAATTTTCTGCATAATCCGCGGGTCTGGGTCCTGCCGCTCGGCATTGAAGACGTTCCGAAAACGCCCGGCAGTTTTGACACCGTCTTTTCCATGGGCGTGCTGTATCACCGCAAATCACCGATCGAACATATTGAACATTTAAAATCGTTTCTGAAACCCGGCGGCGAACTGGTGCTGGAAACGCTGGTGGCGGACGGGCCGGAGGGCTATTCCCTGATTCCCCGCGGCCGCTACGCCAAAATGCGCAACGTCTGGTTTATTCCCTCCGTCCAAACCCTGGAACTCTGGATGAAACGCTGCGGGCTGAAAAATATTAAAACGGTCGACGTGAATGAAACGTCGATCGATGAACAGCGGTCCACCGACTGGATGACCTTTGAGTCGCTCCCCGACTATCTGGATCCGGACAACTGCACCCGGACCATTGAAGGCTATCCCGCCCCGAAACGGGCGGTACTGATCGCGCAAATCTGA
- the cmoA gene encoding carboxy-S-adenosyl-L-methionine synthase CmoA produces MSKDRIYNQSMAKIADFSFDAQVADVFTDMIERSVPGYRAILTMIETLTEHYAQPGSNLYDLGCSLGGATLAMANGMNAENCTIYAVDNSSAMVERCRKIMQRSVHTCAGVHIDSADIREVEIADASVVVLNFTLQFIPQSDRFQLLEKICAGMRPGGVLILSEKVIFKDDHLDELLAGIHHDFKRAHGYSDLEISQKRSALENVLIPETIPTHRERLLSAGFSSVDVWFQCFNFMSMLAVK; encoded by the coding sequence ATGAGTAAAGACCGAATCTATAATCAATCCATGGCGAAGATTGCCGATTTCAGCTTCGATGCACAGGTGGCCGATGTGTTCACCGATATGATCGAGCGCTCTGTGCCCGGCTACCGAGCGATTCTGACCATGATCGAAACGCTGACCGAACACTATGCCCAGCCCGGTTCCAACCTCTACGACCTCGGCTGCTCCCTCGGCGGTGCCACCTTGGCCATGGCCAACGGCATGAATGCGGAAAACTGCACCATTTACGCCGTCGACAACTCCTCGGCCATGGTCGAACGCTGCCGGAAAATTATGCAACGCAGTGTGCACACCTGCGCAGGTGTGCACATTGATTCGGCCGACATCCGGGAGGTGGAAATCGCCGATGCCTCCGTTGTGGTGCTCAACTTCACCCTCCAGTTTATCCCCCAGTCGGACCGATTCCAACTGTTGGAAAAAATCTGCGCCGGTATGCGGCCCGGGGGGGTGCTGATCCTTTCTGAAAAAGTCATCTTCAAAGATGATCATCTCGATGAGCTGCTCGCCGGAATACATCACGATTTTAAACGGGCGCACGGGTATTCCGACCTCGAGATCAGCCAGAAACGCTCCGCGCTCGAAAACGTCCTGATTCCCGAAACCATTCCGACTCACCGCGAACGGTTGCTCTCCGCCGGTTTCAGTTCGGTTGACGTCTGGTTCCAATGTTTTAATTTCATGTCTATGCTCGCTGTAAAATGA
- a CDS encoding TolC family protein, producing MKKIWILTAMLAAAGTYGQTNTLLTWEQCLEKAKAHNPDLVSARAAIRELEYGVTSASSGFLPSISARASGTYGQNENSDDWSDTKNSSGTLSLDQDLFSGGGNVARRGRALAQLEIGKEQYRKILSDVEFALRSAYLDVIYAQELIKLTEQIEERRAANVRLIQLRFDGGRENAGSLARTKAQYSQAAYESKEAQRELVYALRNLAAAIGLMKPVDGAAGDLSALSPEELADLEGLMKQTPDYAIAVTQVEAAGQGLKVTRSSRFPQVSFSASAGLGDGSGFERYDANWRIGLSASVPLFTGGQLRSDIAAAKEQIIQTEMDLIDTGNSLMVTLQQRWNDYVNAVENEAVQNELFRAEQLRAEISTAKYKQGLLSYEDWDTIESNLITQGKTHLQRRRAAARAEAGWKNALGLSVWQTIEKGE from the coding sequence ATGAAAAAGATATGGATTTTAACGGCCATGTTGGCCGCTGCAGGGACGTATGGCCAGACGAATACCCTGCTCACGTGGGAACAGTGTCTGGAAAAAGCCAAGGCGCACAATCCGGATCTGGTGTCCGCGCGCGCGGCGATCCGGGAGCTGGAATACGGGGTGACGTCTGCGAGCTCGGGTTTCCTTCCATCGATCAGCGCGCGTGCGAGCGGCACCTATGGCCAGAATGAAAACTCGGATGACTGGTCGGACACGAAAAATTCGAGCGGGACGCTGAGTCTGGATCAGGACCTGTTCAGCGGCGGCGGAAACGTGGCCCGGCGCGGCCGCGCATTGGCCCAGCTGGAAATCGGCAAGGAGCAATACCGCAAGATCCTTTCCGATGTGGAATTCGCGCTGCGCAGCGCCTATCTCGACGTCATTTATGCGCAGGAACTCATTAAACTGACCGAACAGATTGAGGAACGCCGGGCGGCCAACGTACGGCTGATCCAGCTGCGCTTTGACGGCGGGCGCGAAAATGCCGGATCACTGGCGCGTACGAAAGCGCAGTATTCGCAGGCGGCTTATGAATCGAAAGAGGCTCAGCGCGAGCTGGTTTATGCGTTGCGCAATCTGGCGGCGGCGATCGGCCTGATGAAACCGGTCGACGGCGCGGCCGGCGATCTCAGCGCACTTTCGCCAGAAGAACTGGCGGATCTCGAAGGGCTGATGAAACAGACGCCTGATTACGCCATTGCCGTCACGCAGGTGGAAGCCGCGGGGCAGGGACTGAAGGTCACGCGAAGCAGCCGCTTTCCGCAGGTCAGTTTCAGTGCTTCGGCCGGACTGGGCGATGGTTCGGGTTTTGAGCGCTATGATGCAAACTGGCGAATCGGCCTTTCGGCCAGCGTTCCGCTTTTTACCGGCGGACAGCTGCGTAGCGATATTGCTGCGGCCAAGGAGCAGATTATTCAGACGGAAATGGATCTGATCGATACCGGAAACTCGCTCATGGTTACGTTGCAGCAGCGATGGAACGACTATGTGAACGCGGTTGAAAACGAGGCGGTTCAGAACGAGTTGTTTCGGGCCGAACAGTTGCGGGCCGAAATTTCCACCGCAAAATATAAACAGGGCCTGCTCTCCTACGAAGACTGGGACACCATTGAAAGTAATTTGATCACGCAGGGAAAGACTCATCTGCAGCGCCGCCGTGCTGCGGCACGGGCTGAGGCGGGCTGGAAAAATGCATTGGGTTTGAGTGTTTGGCAGACGATTGAGAAGGGTGAATAA
- a CDS encoding efflux RND transporter periplasmic adaptor subunit, with the protein MKWIIILGVIGVGAGIWWSRSRGSGEEGAETYYDVEKVEIKDIRITVESTGEVEPRNRLDVKPPIAGRLEELMVDEGEKVTKGQILGWISSTERATLLDAALATSQEEYDYWEDLYKPSPLISPLDGTIIARNFEPGQSIASSDSVVVIADDLIIVANLDETDIGQIEADQKVVVALEAYPDNEFPCVVEKIAYDATTVSSVTMYEVDVRASRKLPPFARSGMTANLEFIVEEKEGVLTLPVSAILQKSVKGSGGFGEDRPDFASMTEDQRKAFMVERMKERGLSDAEIKERMANFGQGGRRPGGAPGGQNTNQGAARRSAGGSSVESYVLVASNNPDEPEKKTIKVGVSDGSYTEILEGLEEGDEVLIKQVSLGSKKSGGGSLFSPTMGRGPR; encoded by the coding sequence ATGAAGTGGATTATAATTTTAGGAGTCATCGGTGTTGGAGCTGGCATATGGTGGTCGCGTTCGAGAGGGAGCGGCGAGGAGGGGGCTGAGACCTATTATGATGTCGAAAAAGTGGAAATAAAAGACATTCGTATTACGGTGGAATCGACCGGTGAGGTGGAGCCGAGGAACCGGCTGGATGTAAAACCACCGATCGCCGGACGTCTGGAAGAGCTGATGGTGGATGAAGGCGAAAAAGTGACGAAGGGCCAGATTCTCGGATGGATCAGCTCAACGGAGCGGGCCACGCTGCTGGATGCTGCTTTGGCAACCAGTCAGGAAGAGTATGATTACTGGGAGGATCTGTATAAACCGTCACCGCTCATTTCACCGTTGGACGGAACGATTATTGCCCGCAACTTTGAGCCGGGGCAGTCGATTGCCTCTTCCGATTCTGTTGTGGTGATTGCCGACGATCTGATTATTGTGGCCAACCTTGATGAAACGGATATCGGACAGATCGAGGCCGATCAGAAGGTGGTGGTTGCGCTGGAAGCCTATCCGGATAATGAGTTCCCGTGCGTAGTTGAAAAAATTGCCTACGATGCCACCACGGTCAGCAGCGTAACGATGTATGAAGTTGATGTCCGTGCAAGCAGAAAGCTTCCACCGTTTGCCCGCAGCGGCATGACGGCCAATCTTGAGTTTATTGTGGAAGAAAAAGAGGGGGTGCTCACGCTTCCGGTATCCGCCATTCTGCAGAAAAGCGTGAAAGGCAGCGGAGGATTTGGCGAAGACCGCCCGGATTTTGCATCCATGACGGAGGATCAGCGCAAGGCTTTTATGGTTGAACGGATGAAAGAGCGCGGTTTATCTGATGCTGAAATTAAAGAGCGTATGGCGAATTTCGGTCAGGGCGGGCGTCGTCCCGGCGGTGCACCGGGAGGGCAGAATACAAATCAGGGAGCCGCCCGTCGTTCTGCCGGCGGATCCTCTGTTGAGAGCTATGTGCTTGTGGCCTCTAACAATCCGGATGAACCGGAAAAGAAAACCATCAAGGTCGGTGTGAGCGACGGTTCGTATACCGAAATTCTCGAGGGTCTTGAAGAAGGGGATGAGGTTTTGATTAAGCAGGTCAGTCTGGGATCGAAAAAGTCCGGTGGAGGAAGTCTTTTCTCCCCGACCATGGGGAGGGGGCCGCGCTAA